A genomic window from Plasmodium malariae genome assembly, chromosome: 10 includes:
- the PmUG01_10053800 gene encoding Plasmodium exported protein, unknown function encodes MEQKNKLLFFNIIAVFIFLSWNTFNISLNENCKHRKKLDTKIYRLLAKYKRNKDSSVVFVKVKVPINEEYAEKDVLNKDELSRRKNNQLCKHIYNNIGDYELSRENNSSVCTRRDSHFGKRIYDHIYYKNHVRFATNDDFKLLKSSKKKKINMLRALFIIYLPIVILNIAMIDFSNWGLREIIPKDWTIPIIILIYILPMVFMPLAIFICKKVEKYDKMLYIKSKMNNRKYRPSTNISF; translated from the exons atggaacaaaaaaataagttgcttttttttaatataattgctgtctttatttttttaagttgg aaCACATTTAACATATCTTTGAATGAAAACTGCAAACATcgtaaaaaattagatacaaaaatttatagaTTACTTGCAAAATATAAACGGAATAAGGATTCAAGTGTTGTATTTGTGAAAGTAAAGGTTCCAATTAATGAAGAATATGCAGAAAAAGATGTACTTAACAAGGATGAATTAtcaagaagaaaaaataatcagttatgtaaacatatatataataatatcgGAGACTATGAACTATCTAGGGAAAATAATTCTTCTGTATGCACAAGAAGAGATTCACATTTtggaaaaagaatatatgaccatatatattataaaaatcatGTTAGGTTTGCTACGAATGATGATTTTAAGTTATTAAAaagtagtaaaaaaaaaaaaataaatatgttacgtgctttatttatcatatatctACCCATTGTAATACTAAATATTGCTATGATAGATTTTAGTAATTGGGGACTTAGAGAAATAATTCCAAAAGATTGGACCATAccaataattatattaatatatatattgccTATGGTGTTTATGCCATTGGCTATTTTTATCTGTAAGAAGgttgaaaaatatgataaaatgttatatataaaaagtaaaatgaataataggAAATATCGTCCTTCAACTAAtataagtttttaa
- the PmUG01_10053900 gene encoding PIR protein, whose product MEAVNYEEIFKDSKPYNIYKELDDEVKDVTDGQHCTEFEGITSTHKEKYVTLCKKVSKLLKYVFDKDKLKKSKEYCSHYRNWVYQEIWNLFKEGASNNDIEDVINKFNKLQFDLFSHYKRSDCSYRFDIKNLQGLNYKVEEKYLYDYFKNYNTIRTSENCNKCTNGKYKEYLKSISDIYNNWKDSCCWYGKSECDHYFLSCKDKFDPSEILSAFLSKGKGSCDGLNSIRANFDEEELNSIVSDLETLNTITYGTCYYLDNDKLTPGEKRRQHCNLLAASVMLTRSAPTTVDDGSRASVSGSSSGSAISESRADQTGGEPSKGHVLQGLREAKSKEGDFEEITVKKEAVPPVKDASGPIRWKFDERGTLQCPSKGRNKYEELLCEYMDVLVEGNFATKIDRTGKYKVQIGRTWNESDLKQYRVAVRKRRSSNESNILNNIFVRISTGVTLVMGIIFIFYLFFKFTPFGSRLRRHRKRKQRYRFDFTDLSTRRRPRRFLKRTYRHSDRKRFNVVNIEDELHSSNDLQNIN is encoded by the exons ATGGAAGCtgtaaattat GAAGAAATTTTTAAGGATTCAAAAccgtataatatatataaagaattgGATGATGAAGTTAAAGATGTGACTGATGGCCAACATTGTACTGAATTTGAAGGAATAACTTCTACtcacaaagaaaaatatgttacactttgtaaaaaagtatcaaaacttttaaaatatgtgttTGATAAggataaattgaaaaaaagtaaGGAATATTGTTCGCACTATAGAAACTGGGTATATCAAGAAATATGGAATTTGTTTAAAGAAGGTGCATCAAATAATGATATCGAAGatgttattaataaatttaataaattacagTTTGATCTTTTCTCTCATTACAAAAGGAGTGATTGTTCATATAGATTTGATATTAAGAATTTGCAGGGACTGAATTATAAAGTCGAAGAGAAGTATTTGtatgattattttaaaaattataacactATTAGAACTAGTGAAAATTGTAATAAGTGTACGAATggtaaatataaagaataccTTAAATCTATcagtgatatatataacaattgGAAGGATTCTTGTTGTTGGTATGGGAAATCAGAATGCgaccattattttttaagttgtAAAGATAAGTTTGATCCTAGTGAAATCTTATCTGCATTTCTATCTAAAGGCAAAGGAAGTTGTGATGGGCTAAACAGTATTAGAGCTAATTTTGATGAAGAAGAATTAAATTCTATAGTATCAGATCTAGAAACTTTGAACACAATTACTTATGGAACATGCTATTATTTAGATAATGACAAACTTACACCAGGTGAAAAGAGACGTCAACATTGTAATTTATTAGCAGCATCTGTCATGTTAACTAGAAGTGCGCCTACAACTGTAGATGATGGATCAAGAGCATCTGTTAGTGGATCCTCTTCAGGTAGTGCGATTTCAGAGTCCAGGGCAGATCAAACAGGAGGAGAACCATCAAAAGGACATGTATTACAAGGTCTACGTGAAGCAAAAAGTAAAGAAGGGGATTTTGAAGAAATTacagtaaaaaaagaagctgTACCTCCTGTGAAAGACGCATCTGGTCCTATTAGATGGAAATTTGACGAGAGAGGAACACTGCAGTGTCCATCTAAAGgtagaaataaatatgaagaacTACTTTGCGAGTATATGGATGTATTGGTTGAAGGAAATTTTGCTACAAAAATAGACAGAACTGGGAAGTACAAAGTTCAGATTGGAAGAACATGGAATGAATCCGATTTAAAACAATATCGTGTAGCAGTAAGGAAAAGGAGATCATCTAATgaatcaaatatattaaacaacATTTTTGTCCGTATTTCTACTGGAGTTACTCTAGTAATgggaattatttttatattttaccttttttttaaa tttaCTCCCTTCGGATCACGTTTACGTAGacatagaaaaagaaaacaaaggTATAGGTTTGATTTTACCGATTTAAGTACACGCAGACGACCAAGGCGCTTCTTAAAACGTACTTATAGGCATTCTGACAGGAAAAGATTTAACGTAGTAAATATAGAAGATGAGCTTCATTCATCAAATGATTTACAAAATATCAACTGA